One stretch of Mycolicibacterium fallax DNA includes these proteins:
- a CDS encoding aldehyde dehydrogenase family protein, translated as MLIDGELQHAAGGAAFEVIHPASEQVVGRAADGTVEDMGRAVAAARRAFDDGSWSADLEFRKHCLMQLHDAMERSKERLRRILITEVGCPVTVTGSQIESPIHEVKHWAEFGADFEYLRDTGLHDTPLGPARRMLRYEPVGVVGAITPWNVPLYLNIAETVPALMAGNTVVLKPAQLTPWSGSELGRIVAEETDIPAGVFNVVTSNANEVGAALSADPRVDMITFTGSTATGRAILAAAAPTVKKTLLELGGKSAHIVLEDADLNAAMPLAAMMACVMSGQSCVLPSRILLPRSRYEEGIGLLATMMQNFPVGDPWTPGVMQGPQICAAQREKVLGLIASGVADGARLVTGGGIPANLPVGYYTEPTLLADVDPNSRIAQEEIFGPVLTVTPYDTDDEAVAIANNSIYGLSGEVSGADVDRAFAIAARLRTGNVTINGKSHFGIDSPFGGTGQSGLGYRNGTHGYQEYLHIKTIGMPE; from the coding sequence ATGCTGATCGACGGTGAGCTGCAGCATGCCGCCGGCGGCGCCGCCTTCGAGGTCATTCACCCGGCCAGCGAGCAGGTCGTCGGCCGGGCCGCCGACGGCACGGTCGAGGACATGGGCCGCGCGGTCGCCGCGGCGCGACGGGCCTTCGACGACGGCAGCTGGTCGGCCGACCTGGAGTTCCGCAAGCACTGCCTGATGCAACTGCATGACGCGATGGAGCGGAGCAAGGAACGGCTGCGCCGCATTCTGATCACCGAGGTCGGCTGCCCGGTGACGGTCACCGGCTCCCAGATCGAGAGCCCGATCCACGAGGTCAAGCACTGGGCCGAGTTCGGCGCCGACTTCGAGTACCTGCGCGACACCGGCCTGCACGACACCCCGCTGGGGCCGGCGCGTCGGATGCTGCGCTACGAGCCGGTCGGCGTGGTCGGTGCGATCACCCCGTGGAACGTGCCGCTGTATCTGAACATCGCCGAGACGGTGCCGGCGCTGATGGCCGGCAACACCGTGGTGCTCAAACCCGCGCAGCTGACCCCGTGGTCGGGCAGCGAGCTGGGCCGGATCGTGGCCGAGGAGACCGACATCCCGGCCGGGGTGTTCAACGTGGTGACCTCCAACGCCAACGAGGTCGGCGCCGCGCTGTCGGCCGATCCGCGGGTGGACATGATCACCTTCACCGGGTCGACGGCCACCGGCCGGGCGATCCTGGCCGCCGCCGCCCCGACGGTGAAGAAGACCCTGCTGGAGCTCGGCGGCAAGTCCGCGCACATCGTGCTCGAGGACGCCGACCTGAACGCCGCCATGCCGCTGGCCGCGATGATGGCGTGCGTGATGTCCGGGCAGAGCTGCGTGCTGCCGAGCCGGATCCTGTTGCCGCGCAGTCGCTACGAGGAGGGCATCGGGCTGCTTGCCACGATGATGCAGAACTTCCCGGTGGGGGACCCGTGGACCCCGGGTGTCATGCAGGGGCCGCAGATCTGTGCCGCGCAGCGCGAGAAGGTACTGGGCCTGATCGCCTCGGGCGTCGCCGACGGCGCCCGACTGGTGACCGGCGGCGGCATCCCGGCGAACCTGCCGGTCGGCTACTACACCGAGCCCACCCTGCTGGCCGACGTGGACCCGAACAGCCGGATCGCCCAGGAGGAGATCTTCGGTCCGGTGCTCACCGTGACGCCGTACGACACCGACGACGAGGCCGTCGCGATCGCCAACAACTCCATCTACGGGTTGTCCGGCGAGGTGTCCGGCGCCGACGTCGACCGGGCGTTCGCGATCGCCGCGCGGTTGCGCACCGGCAACGTCACCATCAACGGCAAGAGTCACTTCGGCATCGACAGTCCGTTCGGCGGCACCGGTCAGAGCGGCCTGGGTTATCGCAACGGCACCCACGGCTACCAGGAGTACCTGCACATCAAGACCATCGGCATGCCCGAATAA